One Lepisosteus oculatus isolate fLepOcu1 chromosome 4, fLepOcu1.hap2, whole genome shotgun sequence genomic window, TGACTGTAAATCTGCTTCAGCATGTGAGAGTAGACTGGGAAAGATATCCTCATCCCAGTGATTTGTTATGTTCTAGATCTACACCACTTCCTTCAAAGAAAACATGCAGAAAGATAATGTAAAGCGGATATTAATAATAACTCCTTCAATTCATATTTATTTGTTATGTTATGTCTATATAGggttgcatggtggtgcagtggtttaaTTTGGTtaactgaggccctgggttcaattcctgaggtgcgatctgcgtggagtttgtacagtattgtCTCCCCATGTTTACATGCATTTCCttcgggtgctccagtttcctcccaaggTCTGAAGACAAACTGGTAGGTGAATTGCCTTCCAGGTAAATTGGCactcgtgtgagtgtgtgcatgtttgtgtctatgtgtgccctgtaatAAAGTGGTGCCCAGTGAAAAGGGTACCCTGTCTTACTTGCCAGGAGAGGCCCCAGCTCCAATAcagcgaccctgtattggataaagcgatTAAAAAATGTATGGGTGCGTAAATTATATCATGTAACATTTAGTATTAATCAGCACACACACCCTTTCTTatccacaatacaaaataatgCATACTTAGACCTAGTCGTGCCTTTGAGTTACCTTGTTATGgtggttattaaaaagacgAAGACAAGACTTGGGGAAATTCAACTCTTATGTCATCTACTAAAAGCAAAGGACTAAAAAGAGATCCGGTGCAATTGGGTGGCCATGCATTACTATTAGGTAACAACGAGAGGCTTTCAGTGCAATTGGAGTCTCATTACTTTTGAATGCTTTGAGCATGTAGTGTAGATGCGATCTcagctgtttttcagcagtaacgGCCTGGATCATAGGACtcctctgtgctgtgctgtagaaAGAAATcaattacattaacacatctGAGCCAGGCCAGGGTTTCTCTTCTATATCGGCGAGGTGCAGATCAGGTCACTTCAATTTCTTTACACCAGAAAAAGCCATGGAAAGCAACTGACACCGTGTGTGATCCACATGCCAGGTAGTAAGCTGCACTTTCTGTTGATCCAAATAGCCGGAATCCAACTTCCTTGCATCTTCTTGCTGTTATGCATCTGTTATGATGGACACAGATGTAAAGACTTAAGTTGGTAACCCCACTCATAGCCTGAGTCTGTCCCCAGACAGATAAATGTGTGTTCCAGCGTGGGAGTGTCATAGTTTGGTTAGAGCTTGGctattttatactgtaaaagggATATAAGTAAATAAATAGCACTTGCATCCTAAAAATGACCAATCTTGTCATGATAATACAACTGCAATATGAAATAAgagcaaaaagaaacataaatgcaaaaaacacatCTGGAAGGGTTTTTGATGATATTGTGCATCATGTCGGTCCTGGTACAGAAAGTTGATATTTACAGCACAGGATAAGGGAAAACTAGATAATTCCAGTATTTTAGAGGCGTTCATTTTTATATGGCACAGATGAGTATTTTCACCCTTGGTAACTTTTGATTTCCATTCTGTTACTTCTTGAAATTTTGGGATCACCAAATATTTTCTTACTGCGTGGTTCCTGGAATCAAATATTGTGAATCACTGAATGATACAACTCCTGTGCTGGAATGCAGCTGAAAGAGATTAAGACATTGCATAGTTATCTAATATCGGAACAGTTACACACTTATCATAGGATGCTTCCTGCCAGAGAATATTGCATACTTCTTCTGTGAAACTTGGAAGGACTGATCCCCATTATCGTGAAAGGCCATACGAAGGGTTGAGTATAGTTGTTTACACACAAGGGGTTGGTTACATTTACACATTGTAGTGTCACAGAGTCTGGTTCTCgagttttcaaaacaaaaccagGAAACGctttttgccagcagccatatcaccccgcaactcacaactggcaacccactgaagctaagtgggtgtgagcctggtcagtacctggatgagagacctcctgggaaaaactaaggttactgctggaagaggtgttagtggggccagcagggggtgctcaccctgtggtccatgtgggttctaatgccccagtatagtgacggggacactgtactgtaaacagccgccgtccttcggatgagatgtaaaactgaggtcctgaatctctctgtggtcattaaaaatcccagggtgtttctcgaaaagagtaggggtgtaaccccggcgtcctggccaaattttccattggcccttactaatcatggcctcctaataatccccctctatgaattggctacattattctgctctcctccccactgatagctgatgtgtggtgagcgttctggcgcactatggctgccgtcacatcatccaggtggatgctgcacattggtggtggtggaggggagtccccattacctgtaaagcgctttgagtggagtgtccagaaaagcgctatataagtgttagtaattattattattattattaataccaaAAAAGCCTCCTTTTGACCTGAGACTGGTCCTCTATGATTTGGGTGCACACCAAAACAGAAACCTCCATCTAGCTATGATAAGGCTGTTATGATGCCACCTCTCCTCACTTCTCCTCAGGCTGGAATGGCTCCAGCCACCCAAAGCTGCTAGGGTGCCAGCTCCTGCCCTGTAGGCCCAGTTCTATCAAAAGGGAATGCAGCTCTCCAAGACCCCTCCTCCTGATGTAAGCCCAAGCCCTCCTAATGATCTCTCACACCTGTCCCCCTCCCCCCGCCAGCCCTGCATTCACCTTGGGAGCCAAACCACTTTCACTCTTAGGAGGAGTCTAACTGCCGGGAAGTGCACTCTGTGAGGTCAGCAGAAGGCCAAAGACACAGACCAAGGCAGCTCATTTGTGGATGGGGAGATGGCTGAGGATAGGGTGCTACCTCTAGCACTGCTCTGACAGCAGGGTGTAGCAAATTTGGGACCAAAAGTGGAAATAGAGGAAGTCACTGGCACTCCATGTGCCGATATCTGTGGCAATGGCAGGGACTGTAGTAcatgttagtttttattttatgtaggcATATAACATATCTATTATTTTTGCAGAACCCATGTGTGATATGCTGTTAAGATTGTCTGGCTTTCATTGTCAACTTTGATGTCACATAAACCGCCAGAAACTGCCAAGCACttccaaaatctaaaataatgcCGGAAATtaacaaagaaattaaaaaccatGACAAATGTTTCTGTAggactttttacttttttacttttacataaGGTGGTGAGCACCAATGATCAGTGTAGCCATTAGCTGCCGTTATATCTTTTTGTGTACTTAATACAATCACAAAAGAAATGTGTCTTAAATCAGCAATGGAAAAGCAAATACACCTCCCTCTGGAATGTATACTCCCTTAATGGGgcttagaaaaaaacacacacatctTTAAACATTTCGGAATGTATTGTCTAACAATCCAGAGCCCACCCATTTCCCAGCTCCAATGTTTTCCTCTGGAATAGAGCAAAAACATTGGAAGGCTTTTGGACAAGATGTGAGCAGTGCTGTGTGTTCCAGGCTCTAGATCTTGGTTCTAATAAGAAACATGTGGCGAAAGGCTGTGACGGTATCACTGAAGGGAACTTGGCACAAGCTGCACCTCTGTGTCACCTTGAGCTGTTGTAATGAGGGAAGAGAGCGTCAATATACTGAAGTATGCGCTCTGCTGAGTTTATCGtttctgttttcctttaaatcccCAACCttcaaatctgaaaaaaaataaataaaaaggagcAAGTCTTGAAAGAAAAGCATACTTTGGTTGTTATAAGTAAAATGCTCAGATTCTGCATCTCTGCAATTTTTTACCTCAGTGGCTTTTGTCAGAATTACAGAAGGCCTATGAAAGACGATAGCTGGTTATATAAGTGTATACCCAGTATAGAATAATGATAAGATTTCTACCAGATGtatctgttgatttttttttttagcttgcagtttttacagtttttttttgtttagtgaGGCTGGACCAGACCTCTTGGGACATTAACAGAGTTAAAGACTATCCTGAGGatttgattcaagtattcaaaattctgAAGGGTCAACCAAAGGTTGCAAGTGGAAATTAAGATGAAGCGGTTTTAACACTGGAGACAAGAGGAACTAATGTGCAATTTTATCAAATCTGTTGTAAAATATTGGAGTACAATAACATCAGTGTTCTTAAATACCCAGTGATATCTTAAGTATACTGATAGCTGATAGCTGatttgtggtgagcgttctggcgcactatggctgccgtcgcatcatccaggtggatgctgcacattggtggtggtggaggggagtccccattacttgtaaagcgctttgagtggagtgtccagaaaagcgctatataagtgtaagcaattattattattattattattattattattattattattattattattattattattattattattattattattaagtcttTGCTACATTATATCCTTGATTCAATTAACTGCACCCAATGAATGGCCAGAACAGTCTCCTTTTGTTTTGACTCTTTTCAGGGCTGTTTGGAATTTTAATTCAGCAAAGATAATCTGAGACGTCTTTTATCCCACAATGTAAGAAGAATCTCATAGTTCTATGGATTGAGCTCCAGGTTTAGACAGATAAACCCTTTATCAGATTAGTTCTTAATTTCTATGCTTTTGATTTGTGCTTCTGTGGCACTTAAATATACCATTTCTTAATTTAGAATGCTTCAAGTTCTCACTGTTAACATGCAACATGTCAGAGTGTCGGAGCCAGTACAGGCACACATGAAGGGATGAATAGGATATACTGGTTGATACACAGACAGCTGGAAAATCTTTTTATGACTGTTCTTCCAGGCACTGCTCATCTCACAATGCTTGTATGCCTAATGGGCACATTTTTCAAGCATTTTCCACacctctcaccacacaccactAACAACAGTCCTGCCTTCACGTTtttcatgaactgaaacagttaaaaaatgacACTTAGTACAACTATatacttatttttaatattaatttacgaTGTCAAGTCTGTGGTTGGGAATGGACCAAGACTCTCACCCACCTTCACATGCAAACTTCCCAGTTTACTGTATTCCTATAGGAGCTTTGTTTTGCTCAGGAGTGCATGTATAGTTCTTGTATATCGAGAACTGGCCTGTAATAAGAATGATGGTTTGAGTCAGATTTTTAATCCACCTCGTGAGCCAGTCtggcacctacagtacatttagaaaaaacacaagaGACAAACCACGGGACGTTATTTGACTTCCACTGTAAGACAAATGACTTgtggcattttgtttttgcgCCTTCCCTTCGTGACCTGCTAATTTTCATATTGAAGCTGATTGATCTTGACGGCCACCCTCTGCTTTGTCAACAGGACCTGGGCCTGGCCTGTTGCCCAGAGCCTCCCATGTCAGTGCCTGTCACGAACACCGTACCCTCCACCACAAGCTGAACGCAGTGGAGCAGGTAACAGGCTGAACACCTTCATCCTGAGCTTCGGCATTCTGGACTCTAGCACTGCCACACCACACAAGATAACATTCTCGTTACACCGCCTTtgcttaatattttttcaaaggaTACAGGTTACTAGTAACTGAAAATATGTCTGTCTTACCCCTGTTTTGATTAGTTTAATTCGTCTTCCCTTAAGTCACCAAAGTGTCACATTCCAGGTCTAAGATAGCAAAAGGAAAGATTTCTGCTCACAGTGCTCTCTATTTTGTATGGCCTGTGTCCATCTCAGCGTGTGGAAGATGCAGTAGGAAAGCTGGAGGCAGAGGTGTCCATTCTCCTCGATGCCATTGAGGATCCAGAGTGGAGCTCCCTGCTGGATACTGCAGGTCCTGTCATCGACATTCTGGACAGCAAGGGTGAGGAAACTGCTCTCTCTGCAGCACTTTAGCAACCGTGGGAAACTGAAGGGAAGCAGGCTGTAACACTGAAGACTGAAATCCAAACCCTTTCTCAGCTATCCAGTTTTtccaatttctgtgtgtttttgtaatTGACATAATTTGACAAAAGTTTCATTTAGGGGATGGGTCACAACACATTATCACTAGACTTAAAACTCCTATCAAATGACCATTTGtaccacatgtacagtattagaaatAAAACACTAAGTTAACTCTATTCTCTCTATACCAATGTAATCACTTGTCCATATCTTCCAACGAAGCCCTTACACACCTCTGTCATCGGTCCATCTTCTgtctgtcattttttgctcaCAATTACAGGTTACACTCCTCTCTAATGCAGATCAATGGCTCCCTCTACTGTTGTCATCAGGCTGAGCTACCTATTTTCTCATCCTGCAGATCCCAGCTGAAGAAAACACTTCATACAGCAACATAGACTGGACAACACAGGGTAGTGCAGTGCCTGGCTTTAACATATCACCGAAACAGCAGCCGATTCTGGTTGCATCCAACAGACATTAATGATATTAATGGCCAGTGCCAATACAACAATTAATCCATAATCAATGTTACAGATTCCAGTACAATGGATTTGTGCTACAGGtattttctctacattttttttctatttttactaTTGTAACTGGAGGAGTTACAGCAACGTGTTTTGTTATTAATAGATGTATGAAtaagaaatgtaataaaaatctTCTTAATAACACAACTTCCTTGTGAATTTTGATTTCAATAACAATTCCCTTCTGTGCTTTGATGTCATATAaactgccagaaaaaaaaaaccatctcTATTCAAATTTTAATTCTAAAGGACCCTGAGAATCTTGTACCCACTTCATCCATCACTGTAGCTGGGCACCCACCAGAGTGAGGCTGTGTAGCCATTATGCACAAACAGCACCACTTCACAGTAGGTCATGTGGAGTAGTAAGAAAGTTTGAATTAAAGGAGATCATTAGGGAGGCTACACTGTAGAAAATGGATATGAGCTAGGACACCGGGATTTTAACACCTTTACTCTTTTAAACAGTACAATTGTTTCTTTAATGATCAAGTACTCAGGACCTCAGTATAACATCTCATCTAAAGGACAGCcgcctcctacagcacagtgtccctgaTCCGCATGCTGAGTcataagtttgaaaatgaatgcaatGTTTGATAACGGTGAAACACACATCTTCATTTATTTCCTGGGACATGTCTTGGGAGGCATGCCACAGTCCAGTGATATATCGATGTTTTCACCAGCCCCCCTGACCCAAACTATAAGTCAGTGGTAAAGTGGTAAGGACAGAATTCTGGAATTTATGGGTTCAGCGCCAACCGAAAAAGATAACGGCATTGGATCCAGAGCAAGACACCTGGAATTAATGCTTAAAGACTCCTCAATTCTACGGGAGAGCCAGAAGGGAAGATGGAGAGAGATTGGAGGACCTTGGCCTGCCTCCAGCGGCATTCTCCTCAGTCTCAGGCCTGTGCGCCCGATCCCTCTGGACCTCGTGAGTCCACCTCACCAGGAGCCCTGCCCCTCTTACTCTCTCTAACTAGATCTTGCCCAGTAAAAGGTTCTACCAACATTTTATCAAGAAATTTGTGTTGCTAAAATGCATGTGTTGGAGAACAGGGAAGTGGTGCAGTCCAATAAAATATAGCAAGTCACCAGTTTATGAGCATACTTTGGATATGCTTTCCTTTTCTGGCTATGCTCAGAGGCCACAAGATTTTCTGTCTTCACTGAGACAGAAAGTGAGCCCATTCTCTAAGCTTCACTATAATCAAGAGAATTCTCTTCAGTTTGCTAATTGCAGTCAACATCACTTTGCATGATGGTTTCGTCTGGGCTGATGAAAGGACATGGGGGTCTGAATGAACAAGACCTTTCTGGTAATTAAATTCAGGTATGTTCTTATGGAACCACAAAAAACAATACAGAGTCCACTTAAAGTACCTTGTCACCATCATCACCGTACTCTAGCTGTGGATTCTGTTATACCTTGCATGTCACTTGTTGTTTCGACATAATGCAATAAATTACAACTGTGGTGCTTCTGACTGATCTAAGCTGGTCAGAAACACCTAGCTGTCTTTTAGGTAAGATGTTTCCTGGTGGTGGCAAGTAGCTTCTGATGTACAGgggacaaaataataataataattgcttacacttatatagtgcttttctggtttctagcagcaaccttagctttcccaggtggtcaaccatccaggtactgaccaggatcacacctgctgagcttcagagggctgcagttgtgagttgcagggtgatatggctgctggccatgtaTGAAAAACTACGAAAAAGCAAAGGGGGGTGGAATTAGTGCATTGAAGCACAGTCTTAACCCATCTGAGTGGCAGGTTTATAATGCCCATCATTTATTAGGATTGCTGTTTACAAGCTGCTTTTTCCATTTGTCCCTCATTTCTCCTTCTCGTTCATAATTTATTTCCATAAAGagattaaaatagatttacaaaagataattttttaaattctaaaaatacattgaaaaaaGATAGTTGAGCATCCAAAGCAGTAGTTCTCTCTGATTCTGTTAGTTTAatacgaaaaaaaaaatatatatgcataCACTTTCATTCAGATGCAAAGATGATcacatttttagttttatattGTGTCCATAAACAGATTTCAAACGGTATTGGCAGATGAATAATAAAACGTGTTGAATTTACATACACACTCTCTCAAAGCAACTTTTCAGATAATCTGACCTGTAATAAATaagtattaatttattattattattattattattattattattattattattattattattattattattatttcctattGACGTCACGGAGCCATTCTGGAAGTACACACTCCTGGTCACATCTGCCACAGTTTGCGTAACAAAACCGCGACCCCACTCACACACGCCGTCGTGAAATTCCAAAAGTGTCGTTAATATCCTAAAGgcctactttttaaaaaatatatatttttattttttattacaaaaaggGATAATACAACAAACAGGGGTATATACATACAGAACAAATCAACACGGCTTAAGTTGTACTggaaacaactttttaataaaCGGTTGTGTCAATGTTTCTTGTAAATTTCACAAGATTTTGACCATTCTTCTAGATATTATGACCAGATCAAGCAGTGTACTTATATATTGTAAGACTAGATAATTTACGCATTGGCACACATCTATTTTCTCATCAGCGGTGGCGCGGTTTGATGACGTTTTGACTGTGTTGCTTTACGGCAGTGTGCGCTGTAGGTCAGAGACAAGGGAGACAGGAAGGCAATATTGGATCTTCATTTATAAAACAGTAAGGAAAGCTATTGATAATTTCGTAACACAGATCACGTCGGTGATGTGTTTCCGTTTTTAAGGAAATGATCAGAGGTTAGAAGTTTTTTACACTACCCCTGATTCCCAGGAGGTTGTGGGGAAAAGGACATACATACTGCTAGAGTGATAGTATCACAGTCGAGTGACGCTTACCTTTGatttcctctcctcctctctctgcctgtcaccAGAGCACCATGGATAACAGCGCGCCAGGAGCTGGCGGCTCGAAAGTCGGGCTCGGGGGTCTGTTCGGCGGGGGAGCCCCCGAGTATTCAAACACAGAGCTCGCCGGGGTGCCTTGTGAGTATATCGGCTGTTGCTGTTAGCGATAGGATTATTACGGATCATCCTCGTGATGTGACCATCTATTAAGAAATGTTCACGATCGTATAACTAATTAATAATTCCCTGTGTGTGTAGATGGCACAGTCTATTACAATATATCCCTAAGTGCTTTATCTATAGAAGGGGACCCAGACTTAACCACCACCGCTGACGTACAACACCTCCTAGATGTCATGTAAGGTTTGTCAGGTGTCACTTTTAAGGTTTTAAGTTGTAACCTTGGTTAATAGTAAGTCTTGcgcttatatagcacttttctggacacaccactcaaaacattttacaggCGATGAGGTCtctcctccatcaccaccagtgtgtatctcccacctggatgatgcaacggcagctaAAGTATGCcagtatgctccccacacatcagctatcattgGAAGAACAGAGGGATAAAGCCagctattaggaggccatgattgataaaggccagggGAACACCCctacttctttcaagaaatgcactgggatttttaatgtccaTGGAGAGTAAGGGCCCAGTTTTATTattcatccaaaggatggtggCTTTTTTACATTATggtgtccccctcactatactagggcagtaggacccacatagaccacagggtttgcgccccctactggcctcactaacacctcttccagcagcaacattagctttcccaggagctctcccatccaggtactggccaggcgtacacctgctgagcttcagtgggttgtcagttgtgagttgcagggtgatatagctgctgggtTTAGACCTTAGGTAGGATTGTGTAATTTGCTCAGGACACCAGACAGAACACACATACTTTTATCAACTGTGCCATGAGAACTTTAATGGACACATCAGAATCTCAGGTTAATGTCTCTTTCAAAAGGTAGTACTTCATTAAGCAGTTCTGTGATATCCATATTGTAGCATATGTTTCAAAGTCGTGATGTAAGGAGAAAGAATTACACCTTCTGATCTGCCAACACTATTTATAGCAGAAACTGTAAAGTTTTAGCCCCTAAAGTGGGGCTGTTCTATCCTGGCCCTGAATAGCTTGTCTCTCTGGTGTTTAAGGTCTGTTTAAAGCAGCAGGACCTGTGGTTGAACTGGTCCAGGCCAGTAAGCAGTCCTTCCAGTCCTCCGGGCCGAGGATTGGACAGCTCTGCCTTACAGCTCTCCCAGcctgtactgaccaggctcaaccttgctgagcttctgagatctgacataATCAAGATCAAATGTGATAAAGCTGCTCTTATATGGAATTTGTCTTCATTAGGATTTTCAGACATCTTAGGGAATACATGTAAGCATATCCATTTAGTCTGAGCATTTGTCATGTTGTTGACAGGAGTATTTTAGACTGCAAACCTCATCATTAGGAAATAGAATGTGTCCAGATCTCTTGGTCCTGAACCAGTATTTGTGCTGTACTTTCCCAATATTAACTGTTGCTTATGACTTAGGATATAAGGCTTTATCAAGTCAGAGTAATTATAGGCACTGTAATAACATCCGACTGATCACTTGTCTCTTCACAGTGACAGGAATGAGCCCCCTCTCACCCTACCTGAATGTGGATCCACGATACCTGGTGCAGGTGAGCTTGTCTGTACTGTTATAGTGAGTTCAGTGCTAGAACACCAATATTTCAGCTTAGCTTTTAGCTAATGACTAAGATCGATGCTAGGAGGGTGTGATGGAGAGGCTAGTGGGAGTGTGTGCATAAGTACATTGATTTATTTAGACGATTTTGGAGTAGTGTAGCCCCTGAGTAGGCAGcatagtggtgcagtggttagtactGTTTTCTTGTGGCACTGGGTTCAGATTCCAGGGTGCTATCcgtgtagagtttgtatgtttgccttgtgttcatgtgggtttcctccaggtgctccggtttcctctcacagtccagatatactagtaggttaagtaAGTAGCTTCTGGGGAATCTGGCCCTACTGTGAGtaggtctgtgtgtctgtatctatatgtgtgccctgcgatggactggcatcctgtccagagtgtaccctaccttgcacctgctgcttgccagaATAGCGTCTAGATCCTTCATGACCATGTATTGAATGGTTCTAAAGTGGATATATTCCTCAAAATGCATACATATTGCCTTGGTGCTCTTAGTTCAGTGTTGCTtaattccagtcctggagggtcaaAGTGTCCAGAGGTTTTCATTTCCACCTCTACTCTTAATTACCTTATTGAGCTAATTGTCAGCGTAACTGGGCCAGTTGAACACTCTTCAAAGTATTTTGCAGCCTGCTATCAAGTTAGAGTAATTATAGGCACTGTAATAACATCCGACTGATCTAAGATTAATTAAAGAGACCTGGAAAACATGCTGGATTCTGGCCTTTGAGGACTGGAGTTGTACACCTAtgttctaatgttttttttgtaactaGTATTTGAAAGATTGGCTTGTGATTCTTTTTAGAAAAAGGTGTAGGCACTCAGAATCATGTTAGTAATCGGTATGGTCACATTTCACCTAGATGATCACATTAGACACTGAATTAGTGGTCGGAGTTAAGAATTGAGTAAAGCTGGGCATTGAAAGAGAGTTAAAGAGGGAGACGGCACTTCTCCTCAGTCGATGCTGGATATGCATAGAAATAATGTTTTGTGCATGAGCAGAGACCACATCCAAGGCACATGTGCATTTCATTGTAATTGACTTGTGGCAGTGTGCAAGaggtcagaaaataaaaaaaaatagaacgcTTTGAgatgctgatgctctctgacaGGTAGGGTTCTGTGTCCTGTGAGCAAACGCTGTTAGTGTGATGAGGTTTGGAGTGTGTCTCCACAGTGGTGTGTCGTGTCTTGCAGGACAGTGAAGAGTTCATCTTGCCCACTGGTGCCAACAAGACCCGCGGGCGCTTCGAACTGGCCTTCTTCACCATCGGAGGCTGCTGCATAACTGGTGAGCTCTGGACTCTCTGCTTGGTGCAGCCTCAAGCGCTCTTTCTCAGAGCTGCAGCTGAGCATGACAGAGTTGTCCCCTGAGTggccatttttttctgtaaccaCGGGCTAATGgtcgttttatttattttttccattaataGGTCTCCGTTTCTTAGTTTTGACTGTTACAAAATGAC contains:
- the LOC138238430 gene encoding uncharacterized protein isoform X2, whose translation is MAHPTSPTLVLLLLFVGQALAGPGPGLLPRASHVSACHEHRTLHHKLNAVEQRVEDAVGKLEAEVSILLDAIEDPEWSSLLDTAGPVIDILDSKGYTPL
- the LOC138238430 gene encoding placenta-specific protein 9-like isoform X1 gives rise to the protein MAHPTSPTLVLLLLFVGQALAGPGPGLLPRASHVSACHEHRTLHHKLNAVEQRVEDAVGKLEAEVSILLDAIEDPEWSSLLDTAGPVIDILDSKDQWLPLLLSSG
- the LOC138238430 gene encoding placenta-specific protein 9-like isoform X3, with protein sequence MAHPTSPTLVLLLLFVGQALAGPGPGLLPRASHVSACHEHRTLHHKLNAVEQRVEDAVGKLEAEVSILLDAIEDPEWSSLLDTAGPVIDILDSKDPS